In Zingiber officinale cultivar Zhangliang chromosome 1A, Zo_v1.1, whole genome shotgun sequence, the DNA window TGAACGCCCATGGATTCACCGAGGTCAACAGCCCTGCTGAATCGCAGTTTGGTAGCAAAAGCCCCTGTAGGGATCCAGCAAGGCTCAGAGCACGttgttgtttcttcttcttcctcctccaattCCTATTAATGCTGGCCAGCACCGCCTAGGTGCTTCTAGGTGGTCACCACGGACACGTATCACCAAAAACTCTTGAATATGTAAATTCAGAGCAATGTACTGACTGCAACAGGAAGGATGTTCTTAGGCATCAATTGAATCTaggaacataaataaaataaaggtTTATATGTACGCCAACAAATATACAGTACAAATTACTTCTCGCACGATTGTAGCGGGGTAAAAATATCAGCATaactaaaaatacaaaaataaaatagcTCACCTCTAAAACCTGTACTTAAGGAAAAAGGAGACAAAAAAAACTAACAATATTATGTTACAATTCTTTCGGAATGTGGATGGAATATCTACAAAACAGTGTTGATATGAAGAGCTTTTAGTAAAGCAGTCGCCATTTGCTTGACTAGGACTTGGCCTCCGGATGTCTGACCATCTCTGCGTTCTTCGATCAGATTCTGAAGCTTCTGAGGCAAATCATTCTCCACAATTAGTTGCTTTGGTCTAGGATGGTGCTCGTAAACAGCCTAAAacaattaaaaacaaaataaataaaaggcGAAAACATCTCATGCCATAAGCTATTGTCTTCCTCCACCCAAGTCTGATGTCTCACTTGTTGCAACAACGGACATGCTCCTGACGATGCCACCATCCCCAGCAGGGTGCATGGAGGATACCACCCACCCGCTAAGAATTCATATGTAGGTTTGGATACCGATGCCGActttaattaaaagaaaaaagcTGAGAAAGATTACCTTTATTAGTTTCAGAAGATTAAGTCGTGCAATAGCATCTTGATGTTCAAGTCGTGCGACTAGCAATGTTGTCAGACCATTGGTAGCCATAGCTGTATTAATTCGGGGTGATTTCCTGCGTATTTATTTGCAAATTCAGTGTTAGAAACCAGGCCATCATGAGCCGATTCAAACAGACAACTAGGACAAATACATTTCATTCTCTTACGTAAGTATCTTCAAGAAAGGCTCTAAAATTTGCGCAAAATGTTGCTCCGGGCAGTTGCAGAAGTACTTCACTAATTTATGAATTGATTCCTTCTTCAACAAGGTTTGTTCTACTTTTCTCTGCTCATTATCATGAGCCAAACAGACGGCAATTGAATCTAAAGTTATACCGGCCCAAGCCTCATTCTCCAACAGGTTCAAGTACACATCCAATCCTCCATGAGCTCGCAGCTGCTCCCTTGAGTTTCGAGAAGCATGAGCCATATCACATAGTAAAGGCAATGCATATTGTTTGAGTGGTGAATCCGAAGTGATAAAATTCATCAAGTGTGGAATAATTCCATTTTCTGCAGCCTGTTCCTGTCTCCTCTTGTTGATCTTGCAAAGGTTGAATAGTGCCTTGAGGACCTTCCAAAGATGAACAAATTTAATCAGCCACAATAAGTGAACGAATCTGGTAAAAAAGAGAAAACAAATTTAGAAGAGACAACAAATAAACAAAAATCTATGAAGATCACTCACTTCATTATGTATCTGTGAAACAAGGGATCCTTCACAGAGGTCAAGGTTAGGAATCAAATATTTGATTACATTGGCACGCTGAAGACTTTCTAAGCAATTTGGATCCATGGACAAATGGTTGATGCACTTCAGGATCTGCACTTTGcaatagagaaaaaaaatccaATGATTGCACTAGTAGCCTAGATGAGAAAAGGTGTTATAAACCAATGAAGGAGTACCAATATACCTTCAAGAGAATAGGTAGCTCCATCTTATTGAACATCTGAAAAAGGCGCGTAAGCAAGCTCTGGCTACACAAGTAGGATTTCACCAAAGTGTGAGCTTGTGCAAAAACTAATAGAAGATCTGCAACTTTCTCAAGATATTCCCTTGTCACGTCAGCATTTGACGAAGACACCATCTGCGACAGCAATCCAGATGACGTAGTGCTACCAGGTCTTGCATTCAGTACACCAGATCCAGATAAAATACCAGTTGTGTTCTGTGACACTAATCCTGATGTGGAAGCTCCATCATTTGAATTTGTTGACCCCATTGCAGGCAAAGCCATCTTGCTTGCTTTGCTTGAAAGTTTCATATTACAATCCATGCTACCATTTTCTTGCTCATGTCTTGACATCGCTGCCATCACCCAAGCCCATCCAAAATAAAGTAAGCAAATGCAACCGAGGAAGGTAAATGCAAAAGAATGTCCATCTTCAAGCAAAACACATTATAAATAAGCAAATCCATAACTTTTTGAAATACTTTAATTACGCCATAATGCACAAGCATTATGAGCATGACTTATGAAACTCTTCCTCCTATGCAAATGCTATAAGCTAGAGTTTAACAAACTGTATGTAGTTGCACTCTTGATCATGTTTGATAAAGTGGAATTCACAGTAACAGATTTCATCTAGAATGCTTCATAAGAGTGAATTTCTATATCTTTAACTCTTTCTAATTCATACAGAAAGGATTAATCAATTAGCTTTAACTAACTTGGGTCAGATTTTTAAACTATAAAACTAATTATTGACCATATGCACAGGAGAGAATCAGAAGTTAACCTGCAAATTCTGCCATCAGAAAATCAAGTTCACCATTTGTCCTCTTCTCATTTGATGCATGCAGTAGTGGCAATATACTTTCATGTCTTTCTAGCCCAGAAATATGACGAACATAATCAAGTTGTCCTGAAACATGTCGAGATGGTGGTTCCTTTTCCAGAAAGCTTAAAAGTGGTCGAATTTGTTCATTCTGAGATGTTAATTGAATTGGACCACCAGAATGACCATTTGATGCAAATTCCATATGCTTTTGTGGCTTATCAGTAGAAGTTCTACTAGCAGAATTCTTACCAAGATGCCTTGGCAAGTCAGCATCCCCACAAGAAGGCTCATGATCCCACAAACTATGGTGTGCATTATCCTTTGAATCTTCCAATATAGCATGGTTAGAGTAGACGTTATCTCCACCAAAAAATTGTTTGTCCAACTGGGTTGCATCTGTCCATTGAGAATGACAAGCTGGATTTTGTGTTTTCTCTAATGCTCTAGATGAAAAACGATGGTCAAACCTAATCTTTGAAGTATCAATTTGACCCATGTGTGAAATTGGTGATTCACCCTGCATGACAGAAGGCCGACTGAGAGGGTCTAGAGGACCAGATCTTGGTTTTAGAGCCGACCTATTTTGTATAATGGATAAACCCCCGCCAGCTACAGAACTCAGACGAGTTGCTTCATTCAAGCTATAAAGGGTGTTAACAAGTCTAATAAGTATGCCTTTCTTCGCAGCAATTCGACAAAAGTCATTCTTTGGGGTTGAGTGCTGAAGCTTAAAAACTTGCCACATGCCATCAATGGCAAGATGAACCATTTCCCTGATAACGGAATCAAACTCAGCAGATAGGGAAAGTCAATTGGGGAGTGCATCAACTGACAGGATAGACAACCAACCTGTACTTTCCATAGTCAGCCTCAAGGAAGCCCACCAGGACTGGTATTCCTTGACATGCAATGAACATTTGCAATGTCCAAGTACTAGATGAAAGTATATCATTAGTTTGAAAAAAATGGAAAACTATAAGGCACAAGAGATAAATATAAGCCTAAACCTGGACTGGCAAAGCTGTTGGAGGAAAAATGCAGCTTGCATGCGGACCTCCCTTGGCCAATCAGTGACTGCAAAGTTCATTACAACTGGAATCTGTACCCCAATTTCATCAGCTTCCAGACTACTAGAAAGTCGCTATAAAGTTGTAGAAGGCTTTAAGAGGTGTGAACTTACAAGGCCAACTAGACAAGCATTTTCTTGAAAACCAGTATTGTCCCTGATTATATGATTGATAATTTGGAGTACTGAGCATATAACCTGCATAAGATTTAAAAGATCAATACTTATCAAGGATATAAATAGATTATTTTTATGAAGCTTTATGCTTCTGCATCATATTATTCAAGAGTTAGTGAAGCACAAAATCTCAACAAAATGAGTAAGCAAACTACCCTGTTTTTTGGGTTGTCAAGAAGTTCCATCAATGGAAGAAAACCATGTTGTGACATATAAACATGTTTCTGCCTAGGGCATTGAGTGAAAAACTCCAGAAGCTTTTGACATGATGTCAGTAGTACATCTTCTGATGCTTCAGGCTTTAACAAGCTGACTATTTTGCTAAATTCAATAGACTACATAGAAAAAGAATCAATTATAACAAATTCTACACTATTAGTAATTTCAGTTAGAAAAAGAAGACAAATAATGCAATCTAAAAGTTCAGCAGGAAATAAAATTCATAAAGTTACATGACTAAACTACAAGGTTAAGGAATAACAGAAAGGCCAATTGAAGGCATCACTTTTATTCAGAAAGACTAAAGGAAAGGCAGTAAGTTGAACAAAGTCTCACAAATCAAGTCAATAGATGCCAGAATGCATTTATCCTAGAAAGAAATAGGTGAGCAACCATGGTTCCGATTAAATCAAGGTTCTAAAATTTGTAGGCGCTAGTCGGACGTCAGACCAATGCCTAGCGCAGCTAGACGGATTCCACGgtatcaacataaattacataataaatcacattctataactccaacacaataacatcaaatttaaaataagttcaaaattacacaactaataaaatttcacaaatttattttactttttcttctccataattttcaacaacttttTCTTCATCGAATACAAATTCAATATCatatgatcctccttttcttttttGGATGCAAAATCATCCTAGTGAAGTTCTCTAACACTGGAGCTTCTTCgagttgtagattttcatctgctatagtagcttcatcaaccatttgtcAAGTGATCCCGAAacttagttcaacttcatcatgttccccaccatccacaatctaaccatgtgcatttgaagcatcttttgcaagaataATATCGTCattcctttctctctcttttttgtttgttcaacaatctagcattaaattagacaaatactagattgttcaatCTATTGACATCCAACctatttttttctttgtatgaatcttaaaaaaaagagagaaagaacATATTGTAGTTAGTAACAtgaatataaactttaaaaaCTAGTACTGTACTTTAATTAAAGGCTTAGAGTTTAAGCTTACTCCTTCAAATGCACTCCAACTTCTTTCATACCCAGATGAA includes these proteins:
- the LOC122038945 gene encoding MAP3K epsilon protein kinase 1-like produces the protein MSRQATPAHFHKSKTLDNKYMIGDKIGKGAYGTVYRGLDLENVDFVAIKQVSLENILQEDLNFIMQEIDLLKNLNHKNIVKYLGSIKTKTHLHIVLEYVENGSLANIIKPNKFGPFPEPLVAFYIAQVLEGLVYLHEQGVIHRDIKGANILTTKEGLVKLADFGVATKLTEADVNAHSVFGTPYWMAPEVIEMSGVSAASDIWSVGCTVIELLTCVPPYSDLQPMPALFRIVQDEHPPIPEGLSPDITDFLLQCFKKDAMQRPDAKTLLLHPWIQNSRRALQSSLRQNGGSLKYIEDDSTPENDNSNVDNGSESPSTEKRKSRTFDPEQDEYIKEHFATDLSHIKSDNEGQKPIPLQHTLSNGVETKQEDGPSAKDPTIAIHDKLSCKSSAGAVLSSPVALEAQGGLSFDESDRFSFGTRTERNIIQKVAQHSNDNGDGGVSRFSDTPKDACLEDLFQPLDRQRNQGAEDSSSSAGQQNDLAKELKARMAQKQLETEQSNGGKLLEIVMNLQDDMIDIDGSVFNENLPPDNLFPLQSIEFSKIVSLLKPEASEDVLLTSCQKLLEFFTQCPRQKHVYMSQHGFLPLMELLDNPKNRVICSVLQIINHIIRDNTGFQENACLVGLIPVVMNFAVTDWPREVRMQAAFFLQQLCQSSTWTLQMFIACQGIPVLVGFLEADYGKYREMVHLAIDGMWQVFKLQHSTPKNDFCRIAAKKGILIRLVNTLYSLNEATRLSSVAGGGLSIIQNRSALKPRSGPLDPLSRPSVMQGESPISHMGQIDTSKIRFDHRFSSRALEKTQNPACHSQWTDATQLDKQFFGGDNVYSNHAILEDSKDNAHHSLWDHEPSCGDADLPRHLGKNSASRTSTDKPQKHMEFASNGHSGGPIQLTSQNEQIRPLLSFLEKEPPSRHVSGQLDYVRHISGLERHESILPLLHASNEKRTNGELDFLMAEFAAMSRHEQENGSMDCNMKLSSKASKMALPAMGSTNSNDGASTSGLVSQNTTGILSGSGVLNARPGSTTSSGLLSQMVSSSNADVTREYLEKVADLLLVFAQAHTLVKSYLCSQSLLTRLFQMFNKMELPILLKILKCINHLSMDPNCLESLQRANVIKYLIPNLDLCEGSLVSQIHNEVLKALFNLCKINKRRQEQAAENGIIPHLMNFITSDSPLKQYALPLLCDMAHASRNSREQLRAHGGLDVYLNLLENEAWAGITLDSIAVCLAHDNEQRKVEQTLLKKESIHKLVKYFCNCPEQHFAQILEPFLKILTKSPRINTAMATNGLTTLLVARLEHQDAIARLNLLKLIKAVYEHHPRPKQLIVENDLPQKLQNLIEERRDGQTSGGQVLVKQMATALLKALHINTVL